ACCACCGCATCGGAAGTGCTGACCTTTGTGCAGGAAAACGATGTAAAGTTTATCCGCCTTGCATTCTGCAACCTCTTTGGCAGGCAGAAAAACATCTCCATCATGCCCCAGGAGCTGCCGCGCGCCTTTACGGAAGGCATCGCCTTTGACGCCTCGGCTGTGGCGGGGTTTACCGACGTCGCTCACTCGGATTTGTTTCTGCAGCCCGATGCGGGCACGCTGGCGGTGCTGCCGTGGCGCCCGGCGCACGGGCGGGTGGCGCGCCTGTTTTGCAACGTGACCTACCCCGACGGCGCGCCCTTTGAGGGCGACGGGCGCCATATCCTCGCCCAGGCAGTGCAGCGCGCGGCGTCCATGGGCTACGCGGTCAAGATCGGGGCGGCCTGCGCGTTCTACCTCTTTGAGCTGGACGAGGCGGGCCAGCCCACCATGACCCCACAGGATGAGGCGGGCTACGGGGACATCGCCCCGCTGGACAAGGGGGAGAACGTGCGCCGGGAGATCTGCCTGACTATGGAGGAGATGGGCATCGCGCCGGAAAGCTCCCATCACGCGCAGGGGCCCGGGCAGAACGAGATCGATTTTACCTACGCCGACGCGTGCAGCGCGGCGGATCAGCTGGTCACCAGCTGGGCGGTGGTCAAAACCATCGCGGCGCGCAACGGCCTGCACGCAAGCTTTCTGCCCAAGCCCTTTGCCGATAAGAGCGGCAGCGGCATGCACATCAACCTGTCGCTGGCCAAGGAGGGGCAGAACATCTTCCGCATCGGGGACGAGCATTCGCCCGAGGCGGAGAGCTTTATTGCGGGCATCCTGGCGCGCGCGCGGGAGATGACGGCGTTCCTCAACCCGCTCACCAATTCGTACGCACGCCTGGGCGCCTTTGAAGCGCCCCGCTACGTGACCTGGTCTCACCAGAACCGTTCCCAGCTGATCCGTATCCCCGCCGCGCGCAGCCAAAAGAGCGTGCGCATGGAGCTGCGCTCGGCCGACCCCACGCTTAACCCTTACCTGGGCTTTGCGCTGCTCATCCATGCGGGGCTTGACGGCATCGCCCAGCGCATGCCGCTGCACCCGAGCACGGATTTTGACCTGTTCTGCGCCGATGCCGCGCGGCTGGCGGGTCTGGAGCAGCTGCCCACCACCCTCAAGGAGGCGGTGGAAGCGGCCGAGGCGAGCGGTTTTCTCAAAACCTACCTGCCCGCGCGCACGCTCGATCAGTACCTCGCGGCCAAGCGCGCCCAGTGGGACGCCGTCACCGCAAGCGACAACCCCGCGCTCAAGGAGCGGAGCCTGTATTTCCCGCGCGTGTGACGCGCGAGCGCTGACCTTTGCACGCGGACGCACGCCAGAAGGGGTGAAGCGATGGCGCAGGTATTGATTGTCTCCTCCAGCGCACAGGGGCGGGGTTTTCTGGAGGCTTTACTGCAGGATCACGGGCACTACCAGGCGGCCTGCGCCCAGACGGGCGGGGAGGCGCGCCGCATGCTCATCGACGTGGACTACGACCTGGTGCTCATCAACGCGCCCTTAAAGGACGAGTTTGGCGGGGAGCTGGCGCTCAAGGTGGCGCAGCAGAGCGCGGCGGGCGTGCTGCTGATCGTCAAAGGCGCGCTGGCAGACGAGGTGTCCGCCAGGGTAGAGGACTTTGGCGTGTTCGTGCTGCCCAAGCCCATCAGCCGCGCACTGTTTTTCCAGGCGGTCAAGCTGGCCCAGGCGGCCCACCTGCGCATGATGGGCCTGCGCTCGGAAAATGAGCAGCTGCAGGTGAAAATTGCGGAGATCCGCCTGATTGACCGCGCCAAGTGCGTGCTGATCCAGTACCAAAACATGACCGAGCAGCAGGCGCACCGCTACATTGAAAAGCAGGCCATGGATTTGCGCGTCACGCGCCGAGAGGTGGCCCAGGGCATCCTGCAGGCCTATGAACAGTAAAAAAGGAGGCGCGCTTTTGCGGCGAACGTTTTGCAAAATGCACGGCTGCGGCAACGACTATATCTACTTTGACTGCATGCGCCAGCCGCTTGAGGATCCCGCGGCGCTGAGCGTGCGCCTGTCCGACCGCCACAAGGGCGTCGGAGGGGACGGTATCGTGCTGGTGCTGCCCAGCGACGCGGCGGACGCGCGCATGCGCATGTTCAACAGCGATGGCAGTGAGGGCAACATGTGCGGCAACGCCATCCGCTGCGTGGGCAAGTATCTCTTTGACGCGGGTCTTGTGTCAAAAAAGGCGCTTGCGATCGAGACGGCAAGCGGCGTCAAGCACCTGCTGCTGTTTACGGGCGCGGACGGCCGCGTGGCGCGCGTGCAGGTGGATATGGGCGCGCCGCGCCTGAACCCGCAGGATGTGCCCGTGCTGCTGGATGGGCCGCGCGTGGTGGGCCGCGCAGTGCAGGTGGCCGGCGCCGCGCACGCCATCACCTGCGTCTCGATGGGCAACCCCCACTGCGTGGTGTTCTGCGACGACCCCGATGCGCTGGATCTGCCCTGTATCGGCCCCCGCTTTGAGCACGATCCCCTGTTCCCCGAACGGGTGAACGCGGAATTTGTCGCCCTTGCGGCTGACGGCAGCCTGCGCATGCGGGTGTGGGAGCGGGGCAGCGGCGAGACCATGGCCTGCGGCACGGGCGCGTGCGCGAGCGTGGTGGCTGCGGTGGAGAACGGCTTTTGCAACAGGGGAAAGGACGTCACCGTGCATCTGCGCGGGGGCGATTTGGTCATCCGCTATACTACAGAGGGAACCGTCACCATGACCGGCGAGGCGGTGCACGCCTTTGACGGCAGCGTCGATATATAAGGAGGAAAAAACGATGCGCGATTATGCAATGGAACTGGAAAAACGCGTGGCGTTCATACAGCGCTGCGTGCGCGAGGCGGGCGCAAA
Above is a window of Maliibacterium massiliense DNA encoding:
- a CDS encoding glutamine synthetase family protein, translating into MHTTASEVLTFVQENDVKFIRLAFCNLFGRQKNISIMPQELPRAFTEGIAFDASAVAGFTDVAHSDLFLQPDAGTLAVLPWRPAHGRVARLFCNVTYPDGAPFEGDGRHILAQAVQRAASMGYAVKIGAACAFYLFELDEAGQPTMTPQDEAGYGDIAPLDKGENVRREICLTMEEMGIAPESSHHAQGPGQNEIDFTYADACSAADQLVTSWAVVKTIAARNGLHASFLPKPFADKSGSGMHINLSLAKEGQNIFRIGDEHSPEAESFIAGILARAREMTAFLNPLTNSYARLGAFEAPRYVTWSHQNRSQLIRIPAARSQKSVRMELRSADPTLNPYLGFALLIHAGLDGIAQRMPLHPSTDFDLFCADAARLAGLEQLPTTLKEAVEAAEASGFLKTYLPARTLDQYLAAKRAQWDAVTASDNPALKERSLYFPRV
- a CDS encoding ANTAR domain-containing protein, whose translation is MAQVLIVSSSAQGRGFLEALLQDHGHYQAACAQTGGEARRMLIDVDYDLVLINAPLKDEFGGELALKVAQQSAAGVLLIVKGALADEVSARVEDFGVFVLPKPISRALFFQAVKLAQAAHLRMMGLRSENEQLQVKIAEIRLIDRAKCVLIQYQNMTEQQAHRYIEKQAMDLRVTRREVAQGILQAYEQ
- the dapF gene encoding diaminopimelate epimerase, giving the protein MRRTFCKMHGCGNDYIYFDCMRQPLEDPAALSVRLSDRHKGVGGDGIVLVLPSDAADARMRMFNSDGSEGNMCGNAIRCVGKYLFDAGLVSKKALAIETASGVKHLLLFTGADGRVARVQVDMGAPRLNPQDVPVLLDGPRVVGRAVQVAGAAHAITCVSMGNPHCVVFCDDPDALDLPCIGPRFEHDPLFPERVNAEFVALAADGSLRMRVWERGSGETMACGTGACASVVAAVENGFCNRGKDVTVHLRGGDLVIRYTTEGTVTMTGEAVHAFDGSVDI